One genomic segment of Mastomys coucha isolate ucsf_1 unplaced genomic scaffold, UCSF_Mcou_1 pScaffold22, whole genome shotgun sequence includes these proteins:
- the LOC116070717 gene encoding alpha-S2-casein-like A — protein sequence MKFFIFACLVAVALAKHEIKDKSSSEESPASIYPRKSKHDNSVFFQTTQDSASSSSSEESSEEVSEKVVQSEEQKVNLNQQKKIKQFSQESSFPQFCTPLHQQQSSVNQWPQPNAIQNIPIQEILKKIIDMFKYIQSQQATINQFPQAVHPQIPVSYWYPSKDYTFPNARYMGSY from the exons ATGAAGTTCTTCATCTTTGCCTGCCTGGTGGCTGTTGCTCTGGCAAAGCAT GAGATAAAGGATAAGTCCTCCAGCGAG gaatcaCCTGCCAGCATCTACCCAAGA aagtCTAAGCACGACAATAGTGTGTTCTTCCAAACAACTCAG GACTCTGCTAGCAGTTCATCCAGTGAG GAATCTTCAGAGGAAGTCAGCGAA AAAGTTGTACAGTCTGAGGAACAAAAGGTGAACCTAAACCAGCAG aaaaaaatcaagcagtTTTCCCAAGAGTCCTCCTTCCCCCAGTTTTGCACACCTCTTCACCAGCAGCAGAGCAGTGTGAACCAGTGGCCCCAGCCTAATGCCATCCAGAACATTCCTATCCAG GAAATCCTGAAGAAGATCATTGATATG ttcaaGTACATCCAATCTCAACAGGCCACCATCAACCAATTTCCCCAGGCTGTTCATCCACAGATACCTGTGAGCTACTGGTACCCCAGTAAGGATTACACCTTCCCAAATGCTCGCTATATG GGATCCTACTAA